Proteins encoded by one window of Clostridium cagae:
- the coaD gene encoding pantetheine-phosphate adenylyltransferase: MKIAVYPGSFDPITNGHLDIIERGSKVFDKLIIGVLVNVDKKGLFEIEERVELIKKVTKHIKNVEVLSFNGLLIDFLKASNAKIILKGLRAVSDFEYEFKMALMNNKLDPDIETVFMMTSAQYSYLSSSSVKQVAKFGGCIEGLVPKEIISDVIRRSKI; this comes from the coding sequence GTTTACCCAGGAAGTTTTGATCCTATAACTAATGGTCATTTAGATATAATTGAAAGAGGATCAAAAGTTTTTGATAAACTGATCATAGGCGTTTTGGTTAATGTTGATAAAAAAGGACTTTTTGAAATTGAAGAGAGAGTTGAACTTATAAAAAAGGTTACAAAGCATATAAAAAATGTTGAAGTTTTAAGTTTTAATGGATTATTAATAGACTTTTTAAAAGCAAGCAATGCTAAGATTATTTTAAAGGGACTTAGAGCAGTATCAGATTTTGAATATGAATTTAAAATGGCACTTATGAATAATAAATTGGATCCTGATATTGAAACAGTATTTATGATGACTTCTGCACAATATTCATACTTAAGTTCATCTTCAGTAAAACAAGTTGCCAAGTTCGGAGGGTGTATCGAGGGTCTTGTGCCAAAAGAAATTATATCTGATGTTATTAGAAGGAGTAAAATTTAA
- a CDS encoding ATPase → MDKMDVNIMELLEYLQDLVDNSPKVPISGKVVVDKKEVLEVVDQIINYLPDQFKKAQWVMNERERILGEAKKEYDTVKKETMMIMRQNVESHDIVKEAKIRAQEIIASAQRDAKAIRLGSRDYSDEILSQLDREIEAKKGALIKGLQNSFEVVAKDIDDNLSTACVTIRGNIKELRGMKK, encoded by the coding sequence ATGGATAAGATGGATGTAAATATAATGGAATTATTGGAGTATCTACAAGATTTAGTAGACAATTCTCCTAAAGTTCCTATAAGCGGTAAAGTTGTAGTTGATAAAAAAGAGGTTCTTGAAGTGGTAGATCAAATTATAAATTATTTACCAGATCAATTTAAAAAAGCACAATGGGTTATGAATGAGAGAGAAAGAATACTTGGAGAAGCTAAAAAAGAATACGATACAGTAAAAAAAGAAACTATGATGATTATGAGACAAAATGTTGAGAGTCATGATATAGTAAAAGAAGCTAAGATAAGAGCACAAGAAATTATAGCTTCAGCACAAAGAGATGCTAAAGCTATAAGATTAGGTTCTAGAGATTATTCAGATGAAATTTTATCACAACTTGATAGAGAAATAGAAGCTAAAAAAGGAGCTTTAATTAAAGGGCTTCAAAATAGTTTTGAAGTAGTGGCTAAAGATATAGATGATAATTTAAGTACGGCTTGCGTAACTATAAGGGGAAATATAAAAGAGTTAAGAGGTATGAAAAAATAA
- the ylbJ gene encoding sporulation integral membrane protein YlbJ, with protein MSYTIVVLWLFIILLTIILIKLLNIKSNILFCIICSIFIVLFILNIKQCTIAAIDGCKLWYSAVLPVTFPFLVICNLLISYDGISLYSKLLGPLICKPLGLSKNCSFPIVASFLCGYPLGAKYSIDLWSLGSIDDKECQRLLNIASNVGPLFLIGSVGTALLNNTALGYILLIANYLSAIFIGLITKKNRTLRKPSSKSSINEKNLNFGQAIKNAIGNGVNTILSICGFIVIFSVIISLIKNNAYINNIFDFLENLLHIQSGTLFSIFLGSIEMTNGCNLISDLNISLPLKLGIISFLCSFSGLSVIAQISSFMNDFNISYFKYISLKLIQGIFSFVITYLLIKIIPTSIVTSNFPVACTINPFMYLLPILLLLTLTIVLKIIYKLFFHTS; from the coding sequence ATGAGTTATACTATTGTTGTCTTATGGTTATTCATAATATTATTAACTATTATTTTAATAAAATTATTAAATATAAAAAGCAATATCCTATTTTGTATAATATGTTCTATATTTATAGTGTTATTTATATTAAATATAAAACAGTGTACAATTGCTGCTATCGATGGATGTAAATTATGGTATAGTGCTGTCTTACCTGTAACATTTCCATTTTTAGTTATTTGCAACCTATTGATTTCTTATGATGGTATATCACTTTATTCAAAGTTATTGGGACCATTGATTTGCAAGCCTCTAGGTTTATCTAAAAATTGTTCCTTCCCTATAGTCGCTAGTTTTTTATGTGGATATCCTCTAGGAGCAAAATATTCCATTGATTTATGGTCTCTAGGAAGTATAGATGATAAAGAATGTCAAAGACTTTTAAATATAGCTTCAAATGTAGGACCACTGTTTTTAATTGGTTCTGTAGGGACAGCACTTTTGAACAATACAGCTTTAGGTTATATACTACTTATAGCTAATTATCTTTCTGCTATATTTATTGGTTTAATAACAAAAAAAAATAGAACCTTAAGAAAACCGTCTTCTAAAAGTTCTATAAATGAAAAAAATTTAAATTTTGGTCAAGCAATAAAAAATGCTATTGGAAATGGTGTAAACACAATATTATCAATTTGTGGATTCATCGTTATATTTTCCGTAATAATATCTCTTATAAAAAATAATGCTTATATAAATAATATATTTGACTTTTTAGAAAATTTACTTCATATACAAAGTGGTACTTTGTTTTCTATATTCTTAGGAAGTATAGAAATGACAAATGGTTGTAATCTAATTTCAGACTTAAATATTTCACTTCCATTAAAATTAGGAATTATAAGTTTTTTGTGTTCTTTTTCTGGATTATCAGTAATAGCACAAATAAGTTCATTTATGAATGACTTTAATATTTCCTACTTTAAATATATATCTTTAAAGTTAATTCAAGGAATATTCAGTTTTGTAATAACATATTTATTAATAAAAATTATACCTACAAGCATTGTTACCTCTAATTTTCCAGTAGCTTGTACCATAAATCCTTTTATGTATTTATTACCTATATTATTACTTTTAACTTTAACAATAGTGCTTAAAATAATATATAAATTATTTTTTCATACCTCTTAA
- a CDS encoding nucleotidyltransferase, giving the protein MVTGIIAEYNPFHKGHEYHLKQAKINANADNIVCVMSGNFMQRGIPAIIDKWRRTEIALKNGVDLVIELPLVYSLSSAEHFAFGSISLLNSLNIVDNLYFGSEEGNVKVLEDIASVLVNEPNNYKIMLKNYLNLGLPFHLSRANALSDFFKSNHIMEAISSSNNILGIEYIKALKTLNSNIIPLTLKREGSNYNDKCLNTTFSSATSIRNHLKKKNLEHLKDFLPKESYNVLHKLSCENYSFTFEEDIFKYVKYKLITDGSLLKNLPDISEGLDNKILKEVLKSNSLDELILNSKSKRYTYTRLNRIFTQFFLGLEKYDLLKLSKDPCPYCRVLGFNSKGKKLLKNIKKMGNIELITKIPKNNINECLEIDLLGTKAYSILNPKINPMQDYLTSPIIL; this is encoded by the coding sequence ATGGTAACAGGAATAATTGCTGAATATAATCCATTTCATAAAGGTCATGAATACCATTTAAAACAAGCTAAAATAAATGCTAATGCCGATAATATAGTTTGTGTTATGAGCGGAAATTTTATGCAACGTGGCATACCAGCTATTATAGATAAATGGAGACGTACTGAAATAGCTCTGAAAAATGGAGTTGATTTAGTAATTGAATTACCTCTAGTATACTCTTTATCATCTGCTGAGCATTTTGCTTTTGGTTCAATTTCTTTACTCAATTCTCTAAATATTGTTGATAATTTATATTTTGGAAGTGAGGAAGGTAATGTAAAAGTTCTTGAAGATATAGCTTCTGTATTAGTAAATGAGCCCAATAATTATAAAATTATGTTAAAAAATTATTTAAATTTAGGCCTTCCATTTCACTTAAGTAGAGCTAATGCATTAAGTGATTTTTTCAAATCTAATCATATTATGGAAGCTATTTCAAGTTCAAATAATATTTTAGGAATAGAATATATTAAAGCTTTAAAAACTCTTAACAGTAATATAATACCTTTAACTTTAAAAAGAGAAGGTTCAAATTACAATGATAAGTGTCTAAATACTACTTTTTCTTCAGCAACATCTATAAGAAATCATTTAAAAAAGAAAAATTTAGAACATTTAAAAGACTTTTTACCCAAAGAAAGTTACAATGTATTGCATAAATTATCGTGTGAAAATTATTCTTTTACGTTTGAAGAAGATATATTTAAATATGTTAAATATAAGCTTATAACTGATGGCAGTTTACTAAAAAATCTTCCTGATATATCAGAAGGATTGGATAACAAGATATTAAAAGAAGTGTTAAAATCAAATTCTTTAGATGAATTAATACTAAACTCTAAGAGTAAAAGATATACTTATACTAGGTTAAATAGAATTTTCACTCAGTTTTTCTTAGGTCTTGAAAAATATGATTTACTTAAATTATCTAAAGATCCTTGCCCCTATTGCAGAGTTTTGGGTTTTAATTCAAAAGGAAAGAAACTTTTAAAGAATATAAAAAAGATGGGTAATATTGAGTTAATAACTAAGATTCCTAAAAATAATATTAATGAATGTTTAGAAATAGACCTTCTTGGAACAAAAGCTTATTCTATCTTAAATCCTAAAATAAATCCTATGCAGGATTATTTAACTAGTCCAATCATATTATAA